The genomic region GACCTTTCTGGAACGGCACATAATCCAATTCCAATGTGTATCTGATAGTACTCAGCAGGGCAGCTACTGGGGAGTAGTGGTGTTGGGCCGAACCAACTTGCATAACTGAAATTGGACCGCTGATCACTCCCTATCGTTACATGAATAAAAATGAATAGCAATCATTTATCACAAACGAGATGCGATAAATGGTGGGCCTTACTTAACTTTCTGTTGATATTTAACAAACATACATGTTAGTATGTATGTATGAAACGAACGGCAGAAGAAGCAGCTCAAACAAAACAAGCGCTCATGCGTTCAGCCCTATTCGTCTTTCAACAGCAGGGGTGGGTAGGCGCAACGTTTGAACAAATCGCTACACATGCGGGGGTCACTCGCGGTGCCCTCACCCATCACTTCAAACATAAGCAGGCATTGCTGATTGAGGCACTTGAGTGGGCCTGGAAACGCTACAGCACCCATCTCTTTGAGACGATCGAAGGGGGGAGTGCTGTTGAACAATTGACATCATTTATGAATACCTATGTTCAATTGCTCCAAGATGATGCTTGCTTTCAAGCGCTTGCCGCAACGAGTGTGCTTGTCGCCCCACAAGCCTTTGAAGTGACTGATACGAACAATCTTGATAAAGCCGACACCCTGACTGTCTGGCATGACCGTATGGTCTCGATCATCAATGCCGAACACCCTCAAACGAATCACCCCTCAGCGCAAGCTATCGCCGGCGTACTCATTGCGCTCATACAAGGGTTCACCGTTTCGGCGGCAACACGGCCAAGCGACCTTCCAGATCCTGTAGAACGTCCAGGTCTACTCCGTCAACTCATTACCGGAATCATGGGGCAGTGTGATTGATATGACTTCACGTACACAACCTGGCAATAGGCATGAACCGGCCAGTACCACCAAGCCTGTACACGCCTTGATTGTGGCGATTGCCGCCATTTTTACTGATATGCTCCTGAGTGGGCTTGCAGCCCCAATCTTGCCGCTTTTGCCGACCGTTGTTGATGCGGGGCCAGGATGGGCTGGCGTTCTATTTGCCTCTTACGCATTCGCTATGGTGATCGCAACCGTGTACGCCGGTTGGATGGTCGATCGGTATGGACCGAAAACACCGTTATTAATCGGACTTATCGGCATGGGTCTCGCCACGTTCTGTTTTGCACTCGGCGAACCGTTCTCTCTCTTACTTATCGCCAGGTTGGCCCAAGGGTTCTCCGGCGGTATTACATGGGTGGCTGCCCTCGCGCTCATTGCAGCTACAACACCGTTACAACGTCGTGGCTCGGCCTTTGGTATTGCCATAGGAGCGAGCTCATTGGGGTTTTTAGTAGGGCCACCGCTGGCTGGGGTGATGGCCACAGTATGGGGGAGTGGATCACCATTTATCTTCGCTGGTTTGATTGCGATTATTGATGGTATCTTGCGCATTGTCCTGGTCAACGGCGTTGAGGTACCTGAGGATGACACAGGCGGGCCATTGGCTGTTCTCCGTGTCCCTGGGTCTTGGTCAATCATCATGATTGTGATCTGTGGGGCTGCACTACCAGCGTCGATTCAACCGGTGTTGCCACTTCATCTCCACATAGATGAACTTACCGTGGGCATGTTGTACGGCATCTCAGCGATAGCCGTCCTGGTCTTTAACCCACTTGTTGGTTGGTTGACCGCCAAGGTACCGGTCAAATGGCTGGTGGGGTGTGGCGTGGTGGTGAGTGCCCTCGCCTTAGGTGTCCTTGGGTCAGGAACCGGGATTTGGGAAGTTGGAATCGCGATGGTCCTTGTCGGGTTATCAGGCGCACTATTGCTAACTCCGGCAACAACCTTGATCAGTGAGCAAGGAAAACACGCTCAACCACCAACACTGGGAGGAACATTCTCCCTCAATAACCTGGCCTATGGTGTTGGTATGGTGCTGGGGCCACTTCTCTCAGGCTTAGGTTCTCAAGACACGGGATATTTCTACGCATTCTTAGGAACGAATGTGGTGATTACGGGCATCGGTGCCGTGGCTCTTTTCCGTCTTCCCCGATTAGCACAGTCACCATTGAATAGAGTGCACGATCAGTAGTTCTTCAAAAAAGTGGTTGACCCTACGCCAACGTCAGGGTTCACAGTAGCGTCATGGACGATTACTGGATGCCACCAATTCGCTACACCCGCCAGCGACAAACAGAACAAGGGTTGAGCGTCGGCCAAACGGCGAATGCGGTTGGGGTAACCGTCCGTACCTTGCACCACTGGGACAAAATCGGTCTGGTACGACCGAGCTATCGCAATCCCAATGGCTATCGCCGTTACACCGCAACGGATATTGCTCGTATACAGCGTATTGTCATTTACCGTGCGCTCGATGTGCCCCTTGATGAGATTCGACAGCTGCTTGATAGCCAAGCTGCGTACTCACCAAAAGCTGCACTCGAAAAACAACGCACGCGAGTGGTGCAAGAAATCAAGCGATTGAAGCAATTGAAGAAAGGGCTAGAACGCATGATGAATGCACATGAACAAGGCTGGACGTTGACACCAGAACAACAAGCCTCCCTGTTTGGCGAGGATTGGGACCCGAACCTGATGACTGAAGCACACGAAACGTGGGGTGAAACGCCACAGTGGGCTGAATATATCGAAAAGGCACAAGGACGCACGGTAGAGGAGTGGAAAACCCTGGTAGACGCTGCGCGTGTACTTGAACGCAAACTCGTTGAGGCCTTTGATCGTGGCGTTGAACCTGGAACAGAAGAAGCAAACGCCCTTGCCCAACGGCATTTTGAACAATTCGGTGATTATTTCACTATTACAAGAAATATGCATGTCGTTCTCGGGCGTATGTATGAACAAGACCCGCGATATGCGGCGTACTACAACAAGATTCGTCCTGGGTTGGCCTCGTGGCTCCGCCGTGTCATAGATGCATCAGCTCGAGCACAAGGTATCGACCCAGACCAGGCTACCTGGGCGTAGTCTTCATCGACCTTTTACCTGCTGTATTCATTCACACACGAAAGTACGTTCTAGAGTCAACATGACTTTCTTTATTTACCCAATGCCGTACAGGAGCGTAGTGCTATGAAAGCGTTAATCGTGTGTGAATCATGGTTTGGCAATGCCTACACGGTGGCTGAACATATTAGTCAAGGGCTTGGTGCCCAAAAGATTGACACGGCCATCGTGCGGGCACAAGATGCCCCAGATGTGGTGGGTGTGGAATATGACCTCCTCATTGTGGGTGCCCCAACCCATGGTGGAGGACTCTCAACGCCATCTACCCGTGCGGATGCCATGAACGAGGGCGGAGATACTGGGGACATGGGCGTTAGTGAATGGCTGGATACAGTCACCATCGCTGAAAGTGTGAATGTTGCTGCCTTCACCACAATGGTCGATGATTCAGACACCGATCAAACGGCTGCCCACGCGATCGCTATCCGTATTTCCGAACGTTTTCCTGGCAAGTTTGTTGAGCTCAACCGATTTCTGGTTGAAGAATCACATGGTCCCTTAGCTTTTGGAGAAGGGGAGGCCGCAGGCACCTGGGGGCATTCTTTAGCTAATAGCTTGTACTAGGTCATGACCGCTCTGCAGAGGGGCCACGTCCCCTATAATTCGTTGTGAATATAGGTGGTGAGGTGGCTTTTCATTGCGGTGGTGAAGGCATCAATATCGGCTGGCGTATGGGTAAAGGAGGTTACGAGCCGAATGACACCTGGAGCCCAGTGATCGTCATAGAACGTAAATCCATCATGGTGCATGGCCGCTATCACCGGGGTTGGAACTTGACAAAAGACAATATTCGCTTGTGGGTCTCCGATAATGCTGATACCCGCTGTATCTGATAAGGCGTCACGAATTCGAGCAGCCATCGCATTGGCTTGGCGGGCATTGTTCAGCCACAGGTCATCGGTGATATAGGCCGTTAACTGGGCTGCTTGGTAGCGCATCTTTGAGAATAGATGTCCACCGCGTTTGTGGCGGTAAGCTAAATCCTTCTTGAGTGTGGGGTCAAAGGAGAGGACCGCATCAACGGTTGCCGCACCGTTCTTGGTGGCACCAAAGGCCAATACATCAACACCGGCTTTCCACGTCAATTCTGCAGGGGCGACATTCAGCGCAGCTACAGCATTGGCAAAACGCGCACCATCCATATGCACACGTAGTCCGGCTTCATGTGCAATGGCACACAGCTCTCGAACTTCCTCAACGGTGTACACACTCCCCGTTTCTGTTGGCTGGGTAAGACTGAGGACTGCCGGTTGTACACAATGGATATTGCCAACGCGATCACGAACCGCATGGCGGAGAGCATCAGGATCAATCTTTGAGTTAGGTCCATCGACCAGCAAGATTTTTGCGCCATTGGTATAAAACTCGGGGGCGCCTGCTTCATCATTTGTAATATGCCCGTCTGGATGGCACAACACGGCACCCCAGGGTGGGGTAAGGACCGATAGGGCTAACCCGTTGGCGGCCGTTCCTGTTGCCACTGGGAACATATCGAGTGGATGATCAAACAAGGTGGCCAGCGCGGCCTCAGCCTCGGCGGTGTAGCTATCTCGTCCATAGGGTGCAGTGTGTCCGCCATTTACGCGGGCCATCGCAATGATGATGTCAGGTGATACCCCTGCAGAATTATCAGAAATATAGGAACGTAATACAGGAGAATCACCAAATGCCATGAGCAGGCAGTCTATCGTGGCCCTCAGATGATGTAACGGATGGTCACAGGTGGCCGGTCACATGAGGCATGGTTGTCGTACACGCCACATGGCCTGGTTATCTACAGGGCGTTGACATCGACGATGATGCGGCCATGATGCTTCCCATCTAAGAGCTCGTGGGCGGTGTCTATCGCTTGGCTGAGCGGAACGGTGGTTGTCAGCTTATCGAGTTGGGCGGTGTCAACAGTGTCGGCCAATAGTGTCCATGCCTGTATGCGTGCCGGGTATGCGGTCATGACCGAGTCAATACCGGCGAGGGTGACCCCACGCAAGATGAATGGCATGACCGTTGTTGATAATGCGGCACTTGCGGCCAATCCACAGGTGGTCACGGTGCCACCATAGATTGTTTGGGCGAGGGCATTGTGCAAGATCGTTCCACCCACCGTGTCAAGTACACCAGCCCAGCGTGTTTGTTGTAACGGGGGGCCATCATTCGTGAGTTCATCACGACCAATGACTTGGGATGCCCCCAAGCCTTCCAAATAGGCGCCATACTGTGTAGCCCGTCCGGTAAGGGCAGCAACCGAATGGCCAAGGGCGTTTAACACCATAATGGCGATGGATCCCACCCCACCAGTCGCGCCGGTTACGAGTACGGGTCGGTCGTTGCTACTGGATAAGCCTGCGGCCTGAAGGCGAGCAATGGAGAGGGCAGCCGTATAGCCGGCCGTACCGATTGCGGCAGCCTGTGCTAGGGAGAATTGGTCTGGAATACGAATGAGATAGTCACCAGATACCACCGCACGTTGGGCAAGTCCTCCATGCTGCGTTTCAGATAGCCCAGTGCCATTCAGTACAACACGATCACCAGGTTTCCACCGAGAATCTGTTGATGACTGGACCACTCCGACAACATCAATCCCCGCAACGAGGGGGAAGGCTTTTACGACCCGAGGCTGTCCGGTTAGCACGAGGGCATCTTTGTAGTTAATGGTCGAATAGGCTACATCAATGACTACAGGCCCCGGCATAAAGAACGACTCGTTCACATCCTCAAGTTCCACCAGATTTGGGGTCGCCGGAGACGTCGATGATGCTGGTTGACGAATAATGATGGTACGTGCCATGCCATTACGGTAGCGCAATGTGTGGGGCACCAAGTGGGGCGTTCATGGGATTCCCTAGCCGCCAACACCCTCCTCTTGAATCGGAAATTGCTCAGTACGTTGAAAACGAGGGATGAGCCACGCCGCGAGGAGCACAAATGGGAGTGAAACAATAAGACCGCTGATACCTGGGCCAAAGATTCTGTGCGGCAAATCATTGGTTGCAATGATTACCGGAAAGCCACCAACTGCATTGATCGTCCCGTGCCCGAGGGCAGCCGGCCAGATGGTGCCAGAACGCTCGGTGAGATAGGAGAGGAACGTCCCCGCACCGAAACAAAACACACTCATGACAATGATTCCTAGCCAGGGGTATCCGGGGTACTCGGTTGCGTAATTGTGGCCCATGGTGTTAATCGGGGTATGCCAGAATCCCCAAATGACGCCCATGATTAGGTGGGCGTAGCGCGGGCGTAGCCGTTCAGCGAGCGCTGGATATAAAAAGCCGCGCCACCCGAGTTCCTCACCAAGCGCTGGCAAGGTATTAATGATTGGGGCAATGAAAACACCGCTTACCAACGAAATACCGACGATACTGGGAATTGCTTCATCAGGGACAGTCTCACTCGGTAACTGAAGTGATTGACGCATACCGCTCAGCGAGAGGTCGAGATCGTGTGGGAGCAGAAGGAAAAACCCGAGGGCCCCGAGCAGGACACAACCGATCGGAACAAGCCATGCGGCGAGATAGACCTTCCAGCGGTTACGAATATGAAATTGAAGCGAAGGTGTAAGTACCCGCTTGCGTTTGTTGGAGAGCCAAAGCACAAGTACACCTAACGCAGGTGACCACATTGCCATCACTGAGGTGATGAATGCCAGTGAAGATACGAACGATGGGTCCTGGTTATTCTTCGTAACGACATAAAGCAGTAGCCATACTGCCCAAGCACCACCAAAAGCTACCGAGAGAAAAACAATGATTTGCCTTGTTGAGTACGACATGGGAGCAGGCCTTACCGTCTATTTAAGTGGTCTTTCAAAGGTGATGTGAGTATATACAAGATAAAGAAAACTGTAAATAGTATTATTGATATAAGTACTAATAATATATTGTTTTGGATATGACTGACAATATCAATACTGGTATTATATTGAGCTGGAATTGACTCTGAAATAAGTGACTGAGGGATAATAAAACGAATAGGATAGCTTGACGGTATCTCCTGAATCCAATAACTTAATGCACATCCAAATGTACAAAGAACGATTGGATTAAATGGATTGGTAAACCAAAATGATAGCCAGAGCTGAAATATGACGAGTGGAAGACTATTGAATAGCATAAGAACAGCTATATTTAAAACATTTAAGTCAAGTATTCCTTCAAAATGAAATAGCAGCTTACCAACACTGATTATACCTACAATGAGTAATCCCTGAATATTTAGGCAAAGAAGTATTACTACAAAAAGTTTTGCGGCTACTAATTGAATAAATGTCTGTGAGGAAGTACGTATAAATGTCCAATTTGGCCCATTGATTTCCATTGCCAGAATTGCTGCCGAAAGGGAAGCAATTCCAATAGGGTAAACATAGTAAATATGTGCGCGCAACGTCATTGCCGTTAACGATTCCCAGGAGAGAGGAGTGTTGGCTGAAATATGAAGGGCAGTGTAGGTACCAATAGCTACCGCGATTAATGGCGTTAGGATGGTAATAACCCACAGGGGAGAGCGATTAAGCTTAAGTAATTCTGCACGTAACATCAGCTACTTCCTTTTTCTAGCAAACTGATGAATCCCAATTGAGTAGACCGCAAGAGAAACTAGTAAAAACCCAATGGGATACCAAAGAGAAGGCCAATAGTAGTCCAGGTGATTGCCAAGGTAGGCAACATGGGCAATAAGAGTGTAATACCCCCACGGCGTGAGTGTCGCTATAACTGAAGTATTACTCATCAACATAGCGCCTAAAAAGGAACCAAGTACAGCAAGACCTACGCTGAGTAATTGATTCTTGACGACAGATGATAGATAAATATGTAAGGCCATAAAGCCTATATCTACCGTGATGAGTAATCCTGAATACGAAAACCAGTGGGCAAGACTGAGCGGTCCATTGAGATGGGCGAGATAGCCAATACCAAGAATAAGGAGTGTTTGTAATAAAATAGTTGGAATAATCAGGAGGACAAGCATTAAGAGCTTGGCACTACACATCCGTTCAACAGTTATTCCTATTGAGCGACCCATATTCCAACCATGTGAGTTGTGTTCGATGTCAACCTGGCGACTCACAATGGTTGCAACCATAATTGGTGAGATCATGGTGGCTATAAAGGTGTAATCAAGTAGCAAATCTGCCCAAGTCGTCGTGCGTGTAACGTGCTCGTCAATTTGAAGCCCTGACGTTACGATGCCTGCACAGCTCAGGATGGCAATAATTGCAATCGCTGAGAGAAGAAACCGAATATGACGAAGGCGTTTAATTTTATGAAACTCGATGATTAAGGCATGGGTCATTGTGCTGCTCCGTCAGGAGTGAGGTTAACAAATACCTCTTCTAAACTGCGCGGGACCCGACGAACTTCATAAATCGGGATACCAGCGAGTGCAAGCCGTTGGATCACCTTGGCGCTTTCTACATGGGACACTTTACGAACCATGATTCCCCCAGGGATGGGAATAGCCCCAGTGATCTGTGATACAGCTCCGGTTCGGTCCGGTGTCTCAATCACCAAATCTGGAGCGGTATGGGTTTCTAATGCGTCACGAGTGCCTTCGAATAACAACTTCCCATCATCAATAATCCCGACGACATGGGCCATGTTGTCGACCTCATCAAGTTTGTGGCCGGTAACCAGCACAGTGGTACCTCGGCTCGCTAATTGACTGAGCAACAGGCGTATCTCTTCAATACCGGCAACATCAAGTCCATTGGTCGGTTCATCAAGAATGATGAGTTCAGGGTTTCGGGCCAGCACCATCGCAATCCCGAGGCGCTGGCGCATACCTAACGAATAGGTCCGGATTAATTTGTCTCGATGAGGAGTCAGGCGAACCATATCTAACGCCCGGTCCACTTGGCGTTTAGTAAGCCCCAACATATCTTGCACGATGTGCATATTTTCCGAGGCAGTGAGATGGTTATACCCAGGTGGTCCATCAACCATCGCCCCAATCCGGTTGACCAACTGCTTTGCATTATGGCGGTTCATCGGTGTACCCAGCACGTCTACCTGGCCACTCGTGGGGGGAAGCAGCCCAAGAATCATACGAATAAGCGTTGACTTACCCGCATCCTTTGGGCCAATGAGGCCATATACCGTTCCGGTTGGTACGGTCATCGACACCGAATCGACAACTTTTCTGTTCTTAAATTGTTTTGTCAGCGCATGAGTGCTAATCGCGTGAGCCATAGCAGAACCTCATCTCTCGCGTTTAAAAAGGTCCGACTATTGAGCATACGTCACACGTTGACAGAAACTCACATCTTGAGCGCACGTTCATGTGGTCAGCAATATCATGCTGACCACGGGCGATTGTGCAGGTTACTGACGTCGTACCAAGATGCGCGAAGCAATTACCAGCCCGATGAGTGTCCAGATACCAAGTATGGCAATGTCACGTAGCTCGAGAGGGTATTGGACCGGAAGGAGGGCTGAACGAATAAGGTCGCCGGCAGCTTGGAAGGGAAGCCATAGGTGAACGGTTTGGAACCAGGAAGGTAACGCAGATGGTGGAAAACTTATAGGAGAGAAGAGCATCACGAAAAAGGCAAGCAGTTGACTTACCACCATGGCGATCATCCGAGGACACGCCATCGCAACGGCGTAGCCGATTGCCGTTGACATGAGGGCAACCAAGACGGCGGAAATGAAGAGGAGCGGCCAGTCAATCGGAAATACAAATCCGTAATAGAGCTGTCCCGTTACGATCCCCATGGCAACGCCTGGAAGGGTTATGAATAGCCATACGGTGAAATCACAACAAAGCAGCAACATTCTTGGGATTGGAAGAGCGCGCTGGTAGTCAAGGAGTCCATTGGCACGGGCTTCACTGAGTGCTTGGGGTACCACCACAAAGCCGACCAGTGACAACATGACAGTTGGTGCACCGCTAGACAAAAACATGGCAGTTTGAAGGTCCAACGATGGAATCAGGAGGCCAAATCCAACAATGATCGAAATGCCCATCAGCATTTGGACCGCAATAATCAAAGGAAGTGCTGGTCTGGTACTGATGAAACTCCATTGCAAGAGAGTCAGATATGTACGGATGGGACTTGTCCGAACAGGATCTGGTGAAGGCATGGGTGCGAGTTCATACGACATCAGGTACCTCGGTTTCTGTCATTGCAGTACGTTTCGTTAATTCGATGTAGACGTCCTCAAGACCAACTGGTGCAATCGAAAAGTGGTCAATTGTGTTTGCTCCCTGTTGGTGCTGGGCCCAATGAATCGCAGTGTTGATCTCCTCGGCGCCGAATTGGAGGTAGGCACGACGGCCAACCGTGACACGATGAATGATTGGAAACGGGATGGCCTGGTCATTTGCCGTGGGATCTTCAAGTGAGTTTCTCAAGGCGAGTTCGAGCCGAAAGTGATCGCCGTGCTTGTGACGAAGAACTTCAGGTGAGTCATGTACAAGCACGCGCCCATGGTCCAAAATGATCAGGTCATCGACCACCCGTTCGGCCTCTATGACGTTA from Stomatohabitans albus harbors:
- a CDS encoding TetR/AcrR family transcriptional regulator encodes the protein MKRTAEEAAQTKQALMRSALFVFQQQGWVGATFEQIATHAGVTRGALTHHFKHKQALLIEALEWAWKRYSTHLFETIEGGSAVEQLTSFMNTYVQLLQDDACFQALAATSVLVAPQAFEVTDTNNLDKADTLTVWHDRMVSIINAEHPQTNHPSAQAIAGVLIALIQGFTVSAATRPSDLPDPVERPGLLRQLITGIMGQCD
- a CDS encoding MFS transporter; the protein is MTSRTQPGNRHEPASTTKPVHALIVAIAAIFTDMLLSGLAAPILPLLPTVVDAGPGWAGVLFASYAFAMVIATVYAGWMVDRYGPKTPLLIGLIGMGLATFCFALGEPFSLLLIARLAQGFSGGITWVAALALIAATTPLQRRGSAFGIAIGASSLGFLVGPPLAGVMATVWGSGSPFIFAGLIAIIDGILRIVLVNGVEVPEDDTGGPLAVLRVPGSWSIIMIVICGAALPASIQPVLPLHLHIDELTVGMLYGISAIAVLVFNPLVGWLTAKVPVKWLVGCGVVVSALALGVLGSGTGIWEVGIAMVLVGLSGALLLTPATTLISEQGKHAQPPTLGGTFSLNNLAYGVGMVLGPLLSGLGSQDTGYFYAFLGTNVVITGIGAVALFRLPRLAQSPLNRVHDQ
- a CDS encoding MerR family transcriptional regulator; this encodes MDDYWMPPIRYTRQRQTEQGLSVGQTANAVGVTVRTLHHWDKIGLVRPSYRNPNGYRRYTATDIARIQRIVIYRALDVPLDEIRQLLDSQAAYSPKAALEKQRTRVVQEIKRLKQLKKGLERMMNAHEQGWTLTPEQQASLFGEDWDPNLMTEAHETWGETPQWAEYIEKAQGRTVEEWKTLVDAARVLERKLVEAFDRGVEPGTEEANALAQRHFEQFGDYFTITRNMHVVLGRMYEQDPRYAAYYNKIRPGLASWLRRVIDASARAQGIDPDQATWA
- a CDS encoding flavodoxin; its protein translation is MKALIVCESWFGNAYTVAEHISQGLGAQKIDTAIVRAQDAPDVVGVEYDLLIVGAPTHGGGLSTPSTRADAMNEGGDTGDMGVSEWLDTVTIAESVNVAAFTTMVDDSDTDQTAAHAIAIRISERFPGKFVELNRFLVEESHGPLAFGEGEAAGTWGHSLANSLY
- a CDS encoding threonine aldolase family protein, coding for MAFGDSPVLRSYISDNSAGVSPDIIIAMARVNGGHTAPYGRDSYTAEAEAALATLFDHPLDMFPVATGTAANGLALSVLTPPWGAVLCHPDGHITNDEAGAPEFYTNGAKILLVDGPNSKIDPDALRHAVRDRVGNIHCVQPAVLSLTQPTETGSVYTVEEVRELCAIAHEAGLRVHMDGARFANAVAALNVAPAELTWKAGVDVLAFGATKNGAATVDAVLSFDPTLKKDLAYRHKRGGHLFSKMRYQAAQLTAYITDDLWLNNARQANAMAARIRDALSDTAGISIIGDPQANIVFCQVPTPVIAAMHHDGFTFYDDHWAPGVIRLVTSFTHTPADIDAFTTAMKSHLTTYIHNEL
- a CDS encoding MDR family oxidoreductase, giving the protein MARTIIIRQPASSTSPATPNLVELEDVNESFFMPGPVVIDVAYSTINYKDALVLTGQPRVVKAFPLVAGIDVVGVVQSSTDSRWKPGDRVVLNGTGLSETQHGGLAQRAVVSGDYLIRIPDQFSLAQAAAIGTAGYTAALSIARLQAAGLSSSNDRPVLVTGATGGVGSIAIMVLNALGHSVAALTGRATQYGAYLEGLGASQVIGRDELTNDGPPLQQTRWAGVLDTVGGTILHNALAQTIYGGTVTTCGLAASAALSTTVMPFILRGVTLAGIDSVMTAYPARIQAWTLLADTVDTAQLDKLTTTVPLSQAIDTAHELLDGKHHGRIIVDVNAL
- a CDS encoding CPBP family intramembrane glutamic endopeptidase; protein product: MSYSTRQIIVFLSVAFGGAWAVWLLLYVVTKNNQDPSFVSSLAFITSVMAMWSPALGVLVLWLSNKRKRVLTPSLQFHIRNRWKVYLAAWLVPIGCVLLGALGFFLLLPHDLDLSLSGMRQSLQLPSETVPDEAIPSIVGISLVSGVFIAPIINTLPALGEELGWRGFLYPALAERLRPRYAHLIMGVIWGFWHTPINTMGHNYATEYPGYPWLGIIVMSVFCFGAGTFLSYLTERSGTIWPAALGHGTINAVGGFPVIIATNDLPHRIFGPGISGLIVSLPFVLLAAWLIPRFQRTEQFPIQEEGVGG
- a CDS encoding ABC transporter permease, with protein sequence MLRAELLKLNRSPLWVITILTPLIAVAIGTYTALHISANTPLSWESLTAMTLRAHIYYVYPIGIASLSAAILAMEINGPNWTFIRTSSQTFIQLVAAKLFVVILLCLNIQGLLIVGIISVGKLLFHFEGILDLNVLNIAVLMLFNSLPLVIFQLWLSFWFTNPFNPIVLCTFGCALSYWIQEIPSSYPIRFIIPQSLISESIPAQYNTSIDIVSHIQNNILLVLISIILFTVFFILYILTSPLKDHLNRR
- a CDS encoding ABC transporter permease, translating into MTHALIIEFHKIKRLRHIRFLLSAIAIIAILSCAGIVTSGLQIDEHVTRTTTWADLLLDYTFIATMISPIMVATIVSRQVDIEHNSHGWNMGRSIGITVERMCSAKLLMLVLLIIPTILLQTLLILGIGYLAHLNGPLSLAHWFSYSGLLITVDIGFMALHIYLSSVVKNQLLSVGLAVLGSFLGAMLMSNTSVIATLTPWGYYTLIAHVAYLGNHLDYYWPSLWYPIGFLLVSLAVYSIGIHQFARKRK
- a CDS encoding ABC transporter ATP-binding protein — translated: MAHAISTHALTKQFKNRKVVDSVSMTVPTGTVYGLIGPKDAGKSTLIRMILGLLPPTSGQVDVLGTPMNRHNAKQLVNRIGAMVDGPPGYNHLTASENMHIVQDMLGLTKRQVDRALDMVRLTPHRDKLIRTYSLGMRQRLGIAMVLARNPELIILDEPTNGLDVAGIEEIRLLLSQLASRGTTVLVTGHKLDEVDNMAHVVGIIDDGKLLFEGTRDALETHTAPDLVIETPDRTGAVSQITGAIPIPGGIMVRKVSHVESAKVIQRLALAGIPIYEVRRVPRSLEEVFVNLTPDGAAQ
- a CDS encoding ABC transporter permease, whose amino-acid sequence is MSYELAPMPSPDPVRTSPIRTYLTLLQWSFISTRPALPLIIAVQMLMGISIIVGFGLLIPSLDLQTAMFLSSGAPTVMLSLVGFVVVPQALSEARANGLLDYQRALPIPRMLLLCCDFTVWLFITLPGVAMGIVTGQLYYGFVFPIDWPLLFISAVLVALMSTAIGYAVAMACPRMIAMVVSQLLAFFVMLFSPISFPPSALPSWFQTVHLWLPFQAAGDLIRSALLPVQYPLELRDIAILGIWTLIGLVIASRILVRRQ